The sequence below is a genomic window from Desulfovibrio sp. Huiquan2017.
GCCGACGGGCCCGTGGACGGGAGCGGCGGCGCCCGCCACGAATGGAGGCTCATCGCCGGACTCATGCTGCTCGGCATGATCGGTTCCCTGTTCCATCTGGGCCATCCCCTGTCCGCGCCCACGGCGCTCAACCACCTGGGCACGGCCTGGCTCAGCCGGGAGATTCTGTTCGCCGGGCTGTTCACCGGCGTGACCGTGCTGGCCGCGCTCCTGGCCGGTCGGGCGGGCAAGCCCGTCCTGGCCTGGGTCGGCACGCTGCTGGGGCTGGGCGTCATCGTTTCCGCCGGAATGACCTATGCGCCCCCGGCCCTGCCCGCCCTGCACAACGCCCTGCCGTTCACCTTCTTCCTGACCTCGGCCGTGATTCTCGGCTCGGGCTTCGGCAGTTGGTTCGCGGGCGGCGAGCGCGCGTCGCTGATGGCCCGTATCTTCACCACGGCCCTGGTGGTCGGCCTGGTCCTGAACCTGGTCGCTCCGTGCGTCTGGCTGTCGGGCGGCACGGTCATGCGTATGACCGGCGAGGCGTGGCTCGGTTCGAGCTTCTACTGGGCACATGTGGCCGTCCTGGCCGGATGCCTGGGCGTGGTCTGGAAGACGCGGACCATTCCGTCCTGGCTGCCGGTCGCGGCTCTGCTGGGCGAGTTGGTCGGCCGCGCCGGGTTCTTTGCCGACACGATTCATGCCGCCGCCAACATGGGCGGATTGTATTGATCCCTACCTCCACTCCGGGCGGGACTTGCCGGTCCCGCCCGGGACCTCCTTTGGCCGGAACGGGCCTCCCTCCGTTCCGGTTGCAAACGCCCCGCGAAGAGTATCTCGTCGCGGGGCGTCTTTATTGAAGTTCGGGAAGGGGCGGCGCCGAATGCGGCCGCGTTGGCGCTCGGCACGCCAGGGCGCATCCGCACCCGGGATGTCTGCACGCGCCACCGGAGGCCCCGGCGGCGCGTACTTGTTGTGGGTGTCGGTTCCGGGCGGGGTATGCGTCTTCAAAGTCGGGCAGCCACCGGGCCTGGGCCGCGAAGAGTTCGTCGGTCATGGCCGCGATCTGGTTCCGGGCGTTGGTGTTACGCCATTGCGGGCAAGGCAGGTTCCGGTCTCCGCACGGCAGGGGCACTATTTGCGTGCGGAATAGTACAGGCTCCGTCTATTTGATCAATAGATTGCGATAATGCGTTGATCTTGCACACGGTTCGAAAACGTCGCAGCAGGCGTGAGACGGACAAAAAAACCGGCGTTCCGCAATGGAACGCCGGGGGCGTTTTCGGTCGAAAGGGAAAGGGGCAATCAGCCCTGGATGTGATACCGCTCCATCTTGGCGTACAGGGTATTGCGCCCGATGCCCAGGGCCTTGGCCGTTTTGCTGATGTTTCCCTGGTGGAAGTCCAGTGCTTCGCGGATGGCGTTGGCTTCGCGTTGCTTGAGCAGGAACCCCTTGCCCTTGGAATGGCCGTTGCCGGACACGGCCTCGGCGCTGGTCCGTTCCAGGAGATAGTGGGGCAGGTGCTCGGGCAGGAGCAGATCGCCGGACAGGTTGTTGGCCGCGTATTCCAGGCAGTTGATCAGCTCCCGGACGTTGCCGGGCCAGTTGTGGCGCGCCATCAGATCCCTGGTCTCGGCGGCGATGGCCGGGCAGGGGATGCCGAAGGACGCGCACAGCCTTTTCAGATGGTACTCGGCCAGCAGGGCGACGTCGTTGCCGCGTTCCCGCAAGGGCGGGATGGCGATGGTCACCACGTTGAGACGGTAGTAGAGGTCCTCGCGGAAGCGCCCCTGGTCCACCAGTTCGCGCAGGTTCTTGTTGGTGGCCGCCAGGATTTTTACGTCCACGGGCAGGGGGGTGGTTCCGCCCACCGGGACCACGGCCCGTTCCTCCAGCGCCCGGAGCAGGTTGACCTGCTGGGACATGGGCATCTCGGAGATTTCATCCAGGAAGAGAACGCCTTTGTCCGCCTTTTGGAATTTGCCCACCC
It includes:
- a CDS encoding DmsC/YnfH family molybdoenzyme membrane anchor subunit; translated protein: MQSMEIPLVLFTVFSQAAIGLTLMRAVRTTADGPVDGSGGARHEWRLIAGLMLLGMIGSLFHLGHPLSAPTALNHLGTAWLSREILFAGLFTGVTVLAALLAGRAGKPVLAWVGTLLGLGVIVSAGMTYAPPALPALHNALPFTFFLTSAVILGSGFGSWFAGGERASLMARIFTTALVVGLVLNLVAPCVWLSGGTVMRMTGEAWLGSSFYWAHVAVLAGCLGVVWKTRTIPSWLPVAALLGELVGRAGFFADTIHAAANMGGLY